The stretch of DNA catttaatcTTCTAGTTATAGTTAGATTTGATCAGCCTGAAAATTAAATGTGAACAAAAATCTGACAACTTGAATTTAAAATGACAACAGACAAGCCTCTACTATACACATGACCAcaattttgctttgtttttttcttcataataaATTTGAACACATTTAAATTTGATAGAGACATGCTTTTCTGTATACATTTAGATGCTACATGCTGTGAGAACAATGGCTTGATTTTATAATCTAAGAAATTGCACTCACTGATGAACCACTAATGACATATTGGAACACATATTGAAGTAATGAATCACACCGTTACACAATAAATGTTTGTAACTTAAGTTTGTGTCTTTTTATTAATATGCATTTTACCTCTCACTTTTGATGGGAATTCCAGGTTACTTTAGAAGAATCTCCAAGTGAGACATTCACAAACTTCTCAGCAGAAAAGTGCTGGGAAATGGTGCTCCAGAGGATAAAAAACGAAATTATACAAAAGAGCAGCCTAGGGGAACGGGGACAGCCCTCTTTGCAGCCTTTGCAGAGTGTTAATGGGCTTGAAATGTTTGGGTTTCTCTCTCCACGGATTATTCAGGTAAAATATCTTCATGCAATCTTAAGTGCATTCATTTGTGCTTTTGTATAGAATCTCTAATACCTGACAACTGAATTGGTTTGAGAATAGAATTGtaactcttttccttttttattagcAAAAGCTGATATATTTTGCATCTTTGTTGGAGTAGATTTTCTTATCCATCCTACAAGCTTGTGCTTGcgctttatttattaaattacttCTGTCAAGCATGAGTGCATCCCCCTACTGTCTGCAAAACAATGTATTTGTTCCAAAGAGGCCTGAAGtaagtaatgagtaattaacaATAATGCTTTTATTGTATCTGCTTTTCCTTACAAAATAGAGTTTGTTGAAAGCCCAATGcttttttctccctcttttGTCGTTGTTACTTTCTTTTTGATACATGatagttgtttttcttttggattgTTTGAGAGCTACTCTTGCAAGCATGTACTCTTGCAGACATGAATGTCTTGCTTTCAGACAGGCACACGCACATTTGCAAATGTATGCACATTACTTTGTTTCTGTTCTATTTACTTGTCCACATGCTTGCGCTTGCAAACATAGATACttgttgattttcattttgctgTTACATGCATCTGTTGCAGTTTAACTTTTGAATTCCGTGTTCTGGTTCTGACTGTATTGCTCTCAGGCTATTGAGGCTCTTGATCCCAATCATCGATGTGTGGAGTACTGGAATCACAGATGCATGGTACCTGTGACTTTGGATGCCAATAAGTACTCATGGACATTGAGTTCCTGTACAGAAGACAGGAAGGAAAAAAACTTAGCATCAACTTGACAAAGCAAGACCCGGATAATCCATCCAAAGGGCAAGGTCACCATGACTTAACTGATGAAGAGTTACAGCTAGCACTATGAGGAAACCcgaaaaaattgacaaaaaatgTAGGATATTTATTCTGCAGTGGAGAGTGCCATTGACACCATTGATAGAGAAGATCCAGAAATCCTGTAGATAGAATAAGGATTAGAAATAGGTCCAACCATTCTTTTTCATTGAAGGTAACTTCTTATTCCCATTTAGTCAAATAGGCCAGATTCTTTCAAAGATCTATAACAGGCAAAGAGAAATCCTTGTGTGAGTTGTGCACAGATGTCAGATGTGCCCACCAATGATGAGCATGATGTAGAGTCTTAATTTGATGATTCAGAACTCATTAAAGGATCTCAATTAAGGCTGCTTCTACCTTGGAAAAGTTTACCAGTTTTGGTTTAATTGTCTTCCCCAGTCTTACACCTCTCACTGTATATGTTGATGCAGTTTTTGTTCAATTGTCTTCCTGCTTTCCTACTGCCCTTATTTCCTAGTGATTTGCATAGAGTAAACATTTGGAAAGACACCTTGGTTGGTTTTCCAATTATATCAAACTTTTCTCAAGGTTTGACCCGTCCGTAAGGCCTGTTTGGATACGTAAAcattctcaatccatctcatcttataattataatttttttaaatttccatacaaaatataataaacaattcaatttttttaaatttaaaataataataatattaaaaaataatattttaataatattttatttaattcatttaaaatcatctcatctcactatcgaGACCTAAATTGATCTCCCtttatcatttgaaaatttgactTCTCTGACATGTTTATATGATTCGGTGCACGACTTCTTATAAGTTGAATGGCGGACATAAAAGCATCTAATCAAGCTTTGTTTGGGAGTGGTAACTTGCTATCAGCAATAAAGTGATTCAAAGGGCTGGAAGCCAAGATCTCTTTGACATGTTGGGTTTTCTGAGTACTTTTTGGGTTGGTTTGTTTTAAAAGGAGATGGATGCATAAGTGACAAGATAAAAGAGGCTTTCTATGACGATATAATGGGGTAGTTctattaaatttctaaatgaTTGGATTGAAGAATCGGTTTGgaattgagttaaaaaattaaaaagcataatcttcattgACAAAAGCATTGTTTTGAAACCACATGCAACCAACATATAAAAATTAGCTTAGATAGATAATTGTTTGTGTAAAGGAGATCCGGTCATTGTGAGGTTACGCCACGTGGCAATGCCATGTCAGTGCGTACAAAACTCCTTGAGTTTGTTCTATGCCCTTACACATTTGTCTCCTAACAGCTTTGTCGATTCACACTAAGGTTAGACATGAGTAGTGGACTACGGGACACACATATCACACACCTCCATAGCATGGGAATTAGAGGTATAATCGGTCcgatttggttttgttttgaataaaatttaagatcgaaTCGGTATGTATCGATTTTATATTTTCGaaaactgattacgcaccggttatcctcctaaactggtacatccggtttttttattttaatagtattataagtATTATggtataaaatgtaattaatatactaatgtatactaattaattaaaatgaaacgtaattaatatactaatatatattagtattactaatatattatgtatttattaaaatgaacatgttgagaatttataaggccataaaatattattaatatatgtattttatatttaaagcatatgatcaaataaattttcatttttaagattaagattttatgttataaattataataacattgtcttatatataattataatttatattattatacatagtatatacataaattttatataatattaaaaatattctatataatattaaaaaaattaatttaaaatatataatatagtgaaccgGTCTGATCCGGTCCTAAAAACTATAGAACCGGAACAAAATAACTCAATAGGATTGAAATTCATTTGGGAATTTTAAGAAACACAAATAGAAATATGTCCCATAATATACATTAAAcagattctttttcttttttgatacaactgattatttttctatacatagttataaaaataaatagagtacTATAGGTTGAACCG from Juglans regia cultivar Chandler chromosome 4, Walnut 2.0, whole genome shotgun sequence encodes:
- the LOC118348270 gene encoding lysine-specific demethylase JMJ18-like is translated as MVLQRIKNEIIQKSSLGERGQPSLQPLQSVNGLEMFGFLSPRIIQAIEALDPNHRCVEYWNHRCMVPVTLDANKYSWTLSSCTEDRKEKNLAST